TTAGCACCTGAGAAATTAAGCAGAACCTGAATTTACATAAGAATGTAACATGCTTACCTCTTCCTGATAGCAAAAATCCCAACTAAAAGGACTGCACTGATCTTCCATTACTTGCAGAGATTGAAATGCCGAAGGCTCAAAGGCTCAAAGGTTAAGGCTAGTAATGTGGGGATCTTGGCTTACAAGTACTTTTTGGGTTCAAGCTGGTTTCTAGctacttcttttccttcttgttCTCTCCTTGTCTTTCTATTCATGTAACTTGAGGTTGAACAAAACAGAAAAGGCCAAAAGCATTTATAGAAGGTCAAATTGGCGCCAAGTGATATCTTTTTTACAATTGGAATCTTTCTGCACAGGACCATACCTTGTAGGAGGGAATGGGAAATCTGCAGTGGGTGTTCATTTGTCTTCTTAAACTGCCACCTTTTTCTGTAACATGTGAGCGTATGTGACGAATTCAAAAGAAGTAGGACACATTGCACATGTACCATATTTACATATTTACTACCGATTACATAGCTATAGCTAACTAcaatctcaaaataaataatTCTATTGTACTACATTCACAAATtcagcctaaaaggaaaagtcATGTTTGATGAATGATTAAAGCCATATGATCTATatcactttgttttctttaaagtTTAGCTCAGGTGTTCTTTTTGACTCTTAAGGAGGAAAATTTGATGGGTTATGTATATGTATCATGTATGCATGTGCTGTTATAGTAGACTTGACAGGATTTAGTATTGTCTCTTTCACTTGCCACACCATTGCTCAAGCCTCAAAGTTTGATTCTACTAACTAGTAACAGTATCTAAATCAAGAAGTTGCGGCCATGATAATCAAGAATATTTTGTGTGGATTAGGCTGTATTTGTCTTATAGTAACAGATCCAGAAAAATATTAGGCTGTGGGGATTTGTTGGATTATCAACAATGCAACGTCATATTAAAATTAAGTCCGAGTTGGATTTTAATATTCCTTAATAAAACAGAACGATTAGATAAATATTCTTAATACTTTTACATTAAAAATTTGAATCTCTTACGATTTTTGAATGATAAACAATGAGTTTGCACTCATTAATGACTAAAAATAATTTGCACTCCTATTATtaacattttcatttctaatGATAATTTAACCTTCAATCTAGATGGTAGAATTGGCAACGCTTTATGTCATTTTTACGTCATAAAACTaaatcaatttttctttattgtgCTGAATCCTGATTCCTGAGCATGTGACAATGTGTGCATGCATATCTACTGCGTCTTCCTAGTTCCTAGTTCCTAGTTCATATTTACAGTCAGAGAAGGGAGCATAAAAGATCTTCAGATACAATGGGCAAAGGACATAATGGTGGGTCCTAGAGACCCTCTTTAGGGTAACAAGTTCCCATCCATTCTTTGAAAAGATAAAAGCGAGAATGGCTTCCCAATTCCTATTTGTTAAATTGGAAAATAGTCCAACCTGCGCGTCTTCATATAATGATGAGTCCACCATCTTTAAAACCTCATCCATATGCTTCAATCTACATTCACATGCACACATAGAACGAACAATAATTAGTTTTCATATCCCTCTTTTTAATATTAGAAATAACGTAGAAGTTAAGAGTATTATATGTATAAAACTAGTGATATTTCTTTATATAACGATTAAGGAATTCTCTATTCCAAATCTAGAAGATTATGAACTTGAATCCTACGTTGCAACCTCTTATCATGGGTTAGATTCTCACACATATATTGGAGCAATTTTGAGATGTGAAAACTAACATGGTCTATTACTTAAACCAATCTCTGTAGGATCTCTTTTGAAATAGCATTCATGGTTTAAAATATGCTTTGTGTAAGTCAAGAGGGTACTCACAATTCTAAATCTAAAGGCCTAAAGCAAACTTATTGTCAAATCCAAGcttgtttttctcttgttgGTCACTTAATTTATACTTTCTCTGTTTCCCAATTTCCTTCGTGCACTAACGCGGCATTGGAGTTGTAGAGGATGATTATGATGTAAGAATCGACCTCTTTTGTCATTTGCTTCTCTTTTGCATGTGAGAATGAGAAAGTGATCGGTGCTGGGCCATAGCCTCACATTCTCGTAACATTACTTTGAAGATCTCGCAAAAGTTCGGTGATTGTCTAACATGGTATACGAACTTTTATTTAATAGTTCTCGATATTTCATTTATTCAGTTTAAGTACTAAGTATGATATACATTGTTATCCGCTTTCGAAACAGCTTCCTGGATTGAAGAAATGGGAAAGAGATATTCCAATCTGGAAACTATTTTTGACTGGGATCGCAGTACTAATCAAGAAGCTGCAATTTTTGTTATTATTGAGATTGCCACTAGGATCTGCACATGCAAAGAAAGAAGTTCTTACAAATAATTCTAGGTAGCCCGGTGCTTCAGTCACGAACCAACAGAATCTTATCTTTAAAGACCAATAGACAACAATATTCTGCTATGTCATAATTGAAATTATTGTTAAAAACGAAACATCGGGCGTAGGCTAGATGCTGATACAGGGATTATACTTTTTGCGTTTCCGTTATAACTGTAGAAAGGTAACTCCTAAAGTACTAATCAAACAGATTTTACAGCTACTTCAAGTTGTCAAGCATTAACAGGGGTTcaagtcctcaagcaaactaactGCAGTTATTTACTGCATTTACAGCATAACTTCGACACGTTCCACTAGTATGAACAGCTCAAAACAACGATAAGAAAATGCATGAACTGTTAATCAGTTCAGGTAAAACCCAGGTCCCTAATTATTGTACAACATAGGACTTCTGGCAGAATTACAGTGGCCTACACTACCTGGTCTTTTGTAGCTTCCTTTGTGCAGCTAGTTCCAGCTATATTGTCAACTGTTTGTGTGCATCAAATACGATACAGAATAAAGATCACATCGAGCGATACAGAAAACCTCGAGATGATGTCATCATTCCTAAGACCTACCATGCTTGATAATCGCCTCAGATGTGCTTACATTCCTTTGCAACATAAGAATCACTTACAAAATTTTGCATTATAAACACGAGGAATATCTTCATCCTGTAGCATGAATACTATGGTAAGGCATCAATGTCCTGAAGTTTCTATCTGTTAAAGGCTGGAAATAACCAAAGTAGCTCAGATGTAATTCAAGTAGAAGAAAATTAATTTCTACAACAAGAGcgtttaaaacaaaaacaaaaaacaaagaagctCAGAATACAATTACATGCACCTTGAATTTGAATATCTGGAAGCAACTTAAGGAGATGCTCATAAGAGTAAAACATATCCACTTTAATTTCTTCAAACACGAAAGAGATCAATGCCATTAAATCACAAAATTCTAGCTTTCACAGTGAAACACATCCAGATTACTACACATCActattttttttgagaatgtacTACACATCACTATAAGCAATTGAAAAAAAGTAACATCCTTTCCGGGTAACCAATGGAACAGATTAGCAATAAACAatcatcagagagagagagactcttataaaaaaaaattaaaaaaaagacagGAGATCATAGAAAATCTGACTCAGATGTATAACAACTGAGTTGTGTTATCAGTGCTTAGCTTGTTTCAATATTATGAATGAACAAATCATCTATCAACTATCATCTTCAATCTTTACATCGTTAGAAGCATCTGTCCTGGAAAGGAAGTAGTAGCATAATGCAGCTACACTAAAAAGCACATAACACAGGACATGGACATTGCCTATTTACTTTCTCTGCTGCAGAATAATGTCGTGTTAATTTGAGAATGACTTAACCTTGGCGCATCTTCACATTAATTGGAATTTCCTTGTATGACTTAACCTTCTCAGCTGCTCGGCGCAGTGGCCTTATAGATGATCTTTGAAATTCTTGTTCTTCAGATCTTCCCCCATCCTCCTTTTTTACTAATGGACATGTTGAATCACTTTCATGAACCCCATCATTATGCAAAAGAGAAACAGGAAAATTATCATCATTGATCTCAGATAAGTCCTCAGTAACTTTTGTTTCTTCAGTTACTTCTGGCTCTTCAGTTTTAAACCTTGCAGATTGCCTTCTCAAACTTCTATTCAGAAACCACAAAGCACATGTAAATAAAGTGAAAACTCACTGAAAACATGTACTTGCAGAGAGCAATTAAACACAAGGTAATAAACCTTTTGTTCTCATTTTTACTCTCAGACAAGTCTTCACTTGCTTGTAGTTCTTCAGTTTTAGCACTTGCCAATTGCCTTCTCAACCATCTGTCAGGAAACCATAATGCACAATAAAGTGAAAACTCACTGAAAACACATGATTGCGTAAAGTGAATTAAAATACCTTTTATTGTCATCTTTAATCTCAAACGAGTCTTCAGTTGTTTCCTGGTCTTCGGTTTCAAAGATTGCAGATTGCCTTCTCAAGCGTCTATTGGGAACCCATATATGCACATCAGCACATGTAAAGTGAAATTCCACAGCAAACATGTACAACTAAAGAAAGTAAAGatggacaaaagaaaaaaaccttTTGTTGTCAGCCTTCTCGTTGTTTTGGACAACTTCAACAATAGGAGGGCCTAATGCTGCATGCAAAGGAAACAATTCTTTCTTGGTCAGTATATGTGAAACAGTTGATAAAAGGAGGCACCAAAAATTCAAATAGAAtgtctttttattattattacctAGATTTTGTGGTTGGCGTTTCCTGTTCGTATTAAAATGTTCCTTGACAGCTTGTGAGGATTCCCCTGGCTCAACACACCGAGCTGAACGTACCTGAAGTattgaaataaattatgtaAAGATTACATGAGGTTAACAAACATACCACACCTTCCGAATTCATTAAGCAATCACATAGGATATCTGCATAAGTACCTTCTCATTTGTCGTATTTTGATTTCTTACTTGTTTGGCGTTCTCCTACATTACAGGGTTTAGATTTCAGCAACAAAGTCTAATGTGATTACCGTTTGGACTTATACACTGATGAAGTCAAAAGTAGCCAAACTGACCTTTTCCTCCACTTTCCTCACTTTGAGCAAGGCATTTTGGCATCCAAGTGCATGTTGAAGTATCCTTAGctgaaaagaaacaagaaatggTTGTTGATTCATGTCAGTTCACTTAAATATAATATAGAAGGTAAAGGGAAATTAGCACTGTTCCAACTTCAGCAGCAGAAACTTAACTTACCCTATCTCGACTTGAAGTGACTTCCtacaaaattgaagaagaaTATTAATACAAGAATGGTTGATACAAGTTATCAGTCatcttggaatttctggaagaaaaaaatcaacaaataaAACATGCTACAGCATACCGCCAACATCTGGCTGTTTGCATGGGCAAGTTGAGAATTCTGTTGCTGTACTTTCT
This portion of the Rosa chinensis cultivar Old Blush chromosome 1, RchiOBHm-V2, whole genome shotgun sequence genome encodes:
- the LOC112175917 gene encoding SHUGOSHIN 2 isoform X2, which encodes MDAFVFDESENSGAGAGAGGTKTKKEKKAKGCLVGSARKTLGDISNIQQRPNKQAIQHVNQQFDSLTTKKYVENLTKENVALMKLLSDRNKVIELSRTELENLRAHLEKVQQQNSQLAHANSQMLAEVTSSRDRLRILQHALGCQNALLKVRKVEEKENAKQVRNQNTTNEKVRSARCVEPGESSQAVKEHFNTNRKRQPQNLALGPPIVEVVQNNEKADNKRRLRRQSAIFETEDQETTEDSFEIKDDNKRWLRRQLASAKTEELQASEDLSESKNENKSLRRQSARFKTEEPEVTEETKVTEDLSEINDDNFPVSLLHNDGVHESDSTCPLVKKEDGGRSEEQEFQRSSIRPLRRAAEKVKSYKEIPINVKMRQG
- the LOC112175917 gene encoding SHUGOSHIN 2 isoform X1 — translated: MDAFVFDESENSGAGAGAGGTKTKKEKKAKGCLVGSARKTLGDISNIQQRPNKQAIQHVNQQFDSLTTKKYVENLTKENVALMKLLSDRNKVIELSRTELENLRAHLEKVQQQNSQLAHANSQMLAEVTSSRDRLRILQHALGCQNALLKVRKVEEKENAKQVRNQNTTNEKVRSARCVEPGESSQAVKEHFNTNRKRQPQNLALGPPIVEVVQNNEKADNKRRLRRQSAIFETEDQETTEDSFEIKDDNKRWLRRQLASAKTEELQASEDLSESKNENKRSLRRQSARFKTEEPEVTEETKVTEDLSEINDDNFPVSLLHNDGVHESDSTCPLVKKEDGGRSEEQEFQRSSIRPLRRAAEKVKSYKEIPINVKMRQG